A genomic segment from Polyangium mundeleinium encodes:
- a CDS encoding AAA family ATPase, whose amino-acid sequence MVVGRGYALREKIEESADFSLYRAYREGDGVPVLLKILRAEGSTRAEVARFKHQYERIARIASPRLVALRGVEELAGSLIVVLEDFPGRDLARILAARPSRRMPVVDALDLAAALAEGLAVVHAAGLVHRDLRPQNVLVGAHGAVKIKNFGVDAEITRAHERLYEPAVIADVLPYISPEQTGRMNRGVDYRTDLYALGVILYQMLTGQRPFEVLDPMELIHAHLALAPAPPSRVDPTIPEAVSDVVLKLLAKNAEDRYQSAEGLLADLERCREALRGTGTIEPFVVGQRDRQDLFRIHQKLYGREHDIEALTAAFERALAGSREIVLVSGYSGIGKSSLVHEILKPLARQKGYFTSGKYDQYNRDTPYSAVIQAFDGLVRQILTESEARSEAWRRLLLDVLGPNGQVICDVIPSLSHVLGAQPPVPELGPVEAQNRLNRCFLLFVSVFARHAHPLVLFLDDLQWIDPASLGLLRALLADDSLEALFFCGAYRDNEVSPGHPFVLAIEELEHAGLVVRDIVLAPLARPHLLEMLSDSLKRDDCGPFADAVLKKTGGNPFFVKEFVRSLHDHGVLTFAAGSGWRWDLAKIDALAYTDNVVDLMVRTIARLPATTQAALKLAAAIGNRFELDVLATVSECSPEDAYGRLDPAVSEGLVIARREGYRFAHDKVQEGAYAMIPEADRPAFHLRIGRLLAGKLDLSENQNLFDVVGHLNNAGDLVSDPAERLRIARMSLEAACRAEDAAAFGAALRYLKLGLLRLPEDAWTSQYPLRLEYAKKTGLMLSLCGRHDDALAVLSDSLERTASRLDRTEVLRLKMNVQVLKNDLPAALAEGLAALRPFGLDLPPFPDESMVNAQVQATMDLVREKTLDALPGLPPLVDPEIRAMQDVLQELFAPGWFLSPNNLTIMVAKILENTLRHGLSKHAIYGCITFGTSLCARGDVELGYRFGRAAIDLSERHPDKKSEAMLRHLWGGHVQHWREGYPACQKSLLAGMHAGLETGQYIWAFYNTVNAITNSLLRGLPLSDLLAEAQSYQPICKLDEFDTITWIVDAIGQLAHQLSVETARPAKLKGAWVDIDEVIEESRRMDNLVSTSLAQFYVVLLGVFQGAFEEAARTALSLNIEIPTVVSWQGAAAFHVYAGVALTQAADVVSPDERVLFLARAEIFAKKLSRWADLCPENLAHRSALLDAELARVRGDAHAAWERYDEAIALAQRGGYLHDEALANELAGLSFRALGKTTVACAYLTKAHRAYGRWGATEAMRRLERAYPDLVPSEILRGAMGPEAAAPASTALDLGSVLKASQAISGEIVLERLLDALMRILVENAGARRGVLLLLRDGRLVVEAEHRIGEAAVHVLGAAPLEDRKDLPASVVTYVARTRETVLLDDLAIDGPFGRDPCFAGGAPCSSLAAPLVYKGRLAGVIYLDNDLTRSAFTPDRVEVIRHLSAQAANSIENARLYADLQQENAERRRAEEVLRHSYSLLEATLESTADGILVVDDEQRVVRQNHRFAAMWRIPDEILSTGSDDTFRTFVCDQLLDPETFLQRIRALYASPEKSSFDVIPFADGRIFERYSQPQRLGGRVVGRVWSFRDITARVRAEQQRDQLLLDERRARTAAEEAVQLRDEFLSIASHELRTPLTSLQLAIQSLGQRLARGMDVERVRSAVALSDRQVKRLADLIDMLLDVSRIQAGRLELYPAPVELRALVDEVVAHLGDQIARSGSAIAVRAEQPVIGRWDPHRLEQVVTNLLTNAIKFGERQPIDITITGEDRVARLSVTDRGIGIPAEVQAQLFERFRRGVSSQHYGGLGLGLYITRTIVEAHGGRIRVSSEIGRGSTFCVELPLSTESEGALPLHPTRASALDPTRGIAP is encoded by the coding sequence ATGGTCGTCGGGAGAGGCTACGCGCTCCGGGAGAAGATCGAGGAAAGCGCCGATTTTAGCCTGTACCGCGCGTACCGCGAGGGCGACGGCGTCCCGGTTTTGCTGAAAATCCTCCGCGCGGAAGGATCGACGCGCGCCGAGGTCGCGCGCTTCAAGCACCAGTACGAGCGCATCGCGCGCATCGCCTCGCCCCGCCTCGTCGCGCTGCGCGGCGTCGAGGAGCTCGCGGGCTCCTTGATCGTCGTCCTCGAGGACTTCCCGGGCCGCGATCTCGCGCGGATCCTCGCCGCGCGTCCGTCACGCAGAATGCCCGTCGTCGATGCGCTCGATCTCGCGGCCGCGCTCGCCGAAGGCCTCGCCGTGGTGCACGCGGCGGGGCTCGTCCACCGCGACCTGCGCCCGCAAAACGTGCTCGTCGGCGCGCACGGCGCGGTCAAGATCAAGAACTTCGGCGTCGACGCCGAGATCACCCGCGCGCACGAGCGGCTCTACGAGCCGGCGGTGATCGCCGACGTGCTGCCCTACATCTCCCCCGAGCAGACCGGCCGCATGAACCGCGGCGTCGACTACCGGACCGACCTTTATGCGCTCGGCGTCATCCTTTACCAGATGCTCACGGGTCAGCGCCCCTTCGAGGTCCTGGACCCGATGGAGCTCATCCACGCGCACCTCGCCCTCGCGCCCGCGCCGCCGTCCCGCGTCGATCCGACGATCCCCGAGGCCGTCTCCGACGTCGTGCTCAAGCTGCTCGCGAAAAACGCCGAGGACCGCTACCAGAGCGCCGAGGGCCTGCTCGCCGACCTCGAGCGCTGCCGTGAGGCCCTGCGCGGCACGGGGACGATCGAGCCCTTCGTCGTGGGCCAGCGCGATCGTCAGGACCTCTTCCGGATCCACCAGAAGCTCTACGGCCGCGAGCATGACATCGAGGCGCTCACCGCCGCGTTCGAGCGCGCGCTCGCGGGGAGCCGCGAGATCGTCCTCGTCTCCGGCTACTCGGGCATCGGCAAATCCTCGCTCGTTCACGAGATCCTGAAGCCGCTCGCGCGGCAGAAGGGCTATTTCACGAGCGGCAAATACGACCAGTACAACCGCGACACGCCCTACAGCGCGGTGATCCAGGCGTTCGACGGCCTCGTGCGGCAGATCCTCACCGAGAGCGAGGCGCGGAGCGAGGCGTGGCGGCGGTTGCTCCTCGACGTGCTCGGCCCGAACGGGCAGGTGATCTGCGACGTCATCCCCTCGTTATCCCACGTGCTCGGCGCGCAGCCGCCCGTCCCCGAGCTCGGGCCCGTCGAGGCGCAGAACCGCCTGAACCGGTGCTTCTTGCTCTTCGTCTCGGTGTTCGCGCGGCACGCGCACCCGCTCGTCCTGTTCCTCGACGATCTGCAGTGGATCGACCCCGCGAGCCTCGGGCTGCTCCGGGCGCTCCTCGCCGACGACTCGCTCGAGGCGCTCTTCTTCTGCGGCGCTTACCGCGACAACGAGGTCTCGCCCGGGCACCCGTTCGTCCTGGCCATCGAGGAGCTCGAGCACGCCGGGCTCGTCGTGCGCGACATCGTCCTCGCCCCGCTCGCGCGCCCGCACCTGCTCGAGATGCTCTCGGACAGCCTCAAGCGCGACGACTGCGGGCCGTTCGCCGATGCGGTGCTGAAGAAGACCGGCGGCAACCCGTTCTTCGTCAAGGAGTTCGTCCGGTCGCTGCACGACCACGGCGTGCTCACGTTCGCAGCCGGGTCGGGATGGCGCTGGGACCTCGCCAAGATCGATGCGCTCGCGTACACGGACAACGTCGTCGACCTCATGGTGCGCACCATCGCGCGGCTACCCGCGACGACCCAGGCGGCCCTGAAGCTCGCCGCGGCGATCGGCAACCGGTTCGAGCTCGACGTGCTCGCCACGGTGAGCGAGTGCTCGCCGGAAGACGCGTACGGTCGCCTCGATCCCGCCGTCAGCGAGGGGCTCGTGATCGCCCGCCGCGAGGGCTACCGCTTCGCTCATGACAAGGTCCAGGAGGGCGCCTATGCGATGATCCCGGAGGCGGACCGGCCCGCCTTCCACCTCCGGATCGGCCGGCTGCTCGCGGGCAAGCTGGACCTCTCCGAGAACCAGAACCTCTTCGACGTCGTCGGCCACCTGAACAACGCGGGCGACCTCGTGTCGGACCCCGCGGAGCGCCTGCGCATCGCCCGCATGAGCCTCGAGGCCGCCTGCCGCGCCGAGGACGCGGCCGCCTTCGGCGCCGCCCTGCGCTACCTGAAGCTCGGCCTCCTGCGCCTTCCCGAGGATGCCTGGACGTCGCAGTACCCGCTCCGCCTCGAGTACGCGAAGAAGACCGGCCTCATGCTCTCGCTCTGCGGCCGGCACGACGACGCCCTCGCGGTCCTCTCCGACAGCCTGGAGCGGACCGCGAGCCGGCTCGATCGCACCGAGGTGCTGCGGCTCAAGATGAACGTGCAGGTGCTCAAGAACGACCTGCCCGCCGCGCTCGCGGAGGGACTCGCGGCCCTGCGCCCGTTCGGGCTCGACCTGCCCCCGTTCCCCGACGAATCCATGGTCAACGCCCAAGTCCAGGCGACGATGGATCTCGTCCGGGAAAAGACGCTCGATGCGCTCCCAGGCCTGCCGCCGCTCGTGGACCCGGAGATCCGCGCCATGCAGGACGTGCTCCAGGAGCTCTTTGCTCCCGGCTGGTTCTTGAGCCCCAACAACCTCACCATCATGGTCGCGAAGATCCTCGAGAACACGCTGCGCCACGGCCTGTCGAAGCACGCGATCTACGGCTGCATCACCTTCGGGACGTCCCTCTGCGCCCGCGGCGACGTCGAGCTCGGCTACCGCTTTGGCCGCGCTGCCATCGACCTTTCGGAGCGCCACCCGGACAAGAAATCCGAGGCGATGCTCCGGCACTTGTGGGGCGGCCACGTACAGCACTGGAGAGAGGGCTACCCCGCCTGCCAGAAGTCGCTGCTCGCGGGGATGCACGCCGGGCTCGAGACGGGCCAGTACATCTGGGCGTTCTACAACACAGTCAACGCCATCACGAACAGCCTCCTGCGCGGCCTGCCGCTCTCCGACCTCCTCGCCGAGGCGCAGAGTTACCAGCCGATATGCAAGCTCGACGAGTTCGACACCATCACCTGGATAGTCGACGCGATCGGACAGTTGGCGCACCAGCTCTCGGTCGAGACCGCGCGCCCGGCCAAGCTCAAGGGCGCATGGGTCGACATCGACGAGGTGATCGAGGAGTCCCGCCGGATGGACAACCTGGTCTCGACTTCCCTCGCGCAGTTCTACGTCGTGCTCCTCGGCGTCTTCCAGGGCGCGTTCGAGGAAGCGGCGCGCACCGCGCTCTCGCTGAACATCGAGATCCCGACCGTGGTGTCCTGGCAGGGCGCCGCTGCGTTCCATGTCTACGCCGGCGTCGCGCTCACGCAGGCGGCGGACGTGGTCTCCCCCGACGAGCGCGTGCTCTTCCTCGCCCGCGCGGAGATCTTCGCTAAAAAACTCTCGCGCTGGGCGGACCTCTGCCCGGAGAACCTGGCGCACCGCAGCGCCCTGCTCGACGCCGAGCTCGCGCGCGTCCGCGGCGACGCGCACGCCGCGTGGGAGCGCTACGACGAGGCGATCGCCCTCGCGCAGCGCGGCGGCTACCTCCACGACGAGGCGCTCGCCAACGAGCTCGCCGGCCTGTCCTTCCGCGCTCTCGGCAAGACCACCGTCGCCTGCGCCTACCTGACCAAGGCGCACCGGGCGTACGGCCGCTGGGGCGCGACCGAGGCGATGCGGCGCCTCGAACGCGCGTACCCCGACCTCGTCCCCAGCGAGATCCTTCGCGGCGCGATGGGCCCGGAGGCCGCTGCGCCCGCCAGCACCGCGCTCGACCTCGGCTCGGTGCTCAAGGCCTCCCAGGCCATCTCGGGCGAGATCGTCCTCGAGCGCCTGCTCGACGCGCTCATGCGCATCCTGGTCGAGAATGCCGGCGCGCGGCGCGGCGTCCTGCTGCTGCTGCGTGACGGACGGCTCGTCGTCGAGGCCGAGCACCGCATCGGCGAGGCGGCCGTCCACGTGCTTGGCGCGGCGCCCCTCGAGGACCGCAAGGACCTGCCGGCCAGCGTCGTCACGTACGTGGCGCGGACGCGCGAGACCGTCCTGCTCGACGACCTCGCGATCGACGGGCCGTTCGGGCGCGATCCCTGCTTCGCCGGCGGTGCGCCGTGCTCCTCGCTCGCCGCGCCCCTCGTCTACAAGGGCCGCCTCGCCGGCGTGATCTATCTCGACAACGACCTCACCCGCTCTGCTTTCACCCCCGATCGCGTCGAGGTGATCCGGCATCTCTCGGCCCAGGCGGCCAACTCCATCGAGAATGCGCGCCTCTATGCGGATTTGCAGCAGGAGAACGCGGAGCGACGGCGCGCCGAGGAGGTGCTCCGCCATTCCTACTCGCTCCTCGAGGCCACGCTCGAATCGACGGCGGACGGCATCCTCGTCGTCGACGACGAGCAGCGCGTCGTGCGTCAGAATCACAGGTTCGCGGCGATGTGGCGCATCCCGGACGAGATCCTCTCCACCGGGTCGGACGACACGTTCCGTACGTTCGTCTGCGACCAGCTCCTCGATCCCGAGACGTTCCTGCAAAGGATCCGCGCTCTCTATGCCTCGCCCGAGAAGTCCAGCTTCGATGTCATCCCGTTCGCGGACGGGCGCATCTTCGAGCGTTATTCGCAGCCCCAGCGCCTCGGCGGGCGCGTGGTCGGGCGGGTCTGGAGCTTCCGCGACATCACCGCGCGCGTGCGCGCCGAGCAGCAGCGCGATCAGCTCCTCCTGGACGAGCGGCGCGCGCGCACGGCAGCGGAGGAGGCCGTGCAGCTACGGGACGAGTTCCTTTCGATCGCCTCGCACGAGCTCCGCACCCCGCTCACCAGCCTGCAGCTCGCCATTCAATCGCTGGGGCAAAGGCTCGCGCGGGGCATGGACGTCGAGCGCGTGCGATCCGCGGTCGCCCTCTCTGACCGCCAGGTCAAGCGCCTCGCCGACCTCATCGATATGCTCCTCGACGTTTCCCGGATCCAGGCGGGGAGGCTCGAGCTGTACCCAGCGCCCGTCGAGCTGCGCGCGCTCGTCGACGAGGTCGTCGCCCACCTCGGCGATCAGATCGCGCGGTCAGGCAGCGCGATTGCCGTGCGCGCGGAGCAGCCGGTCATCGGCCGGTGGGACCCGCACCGCCTGGAGCAGGTCGTGACCAACCTCCTCACCAACGCGATCAAGTTCGGGGAACGCCAGCCGATCGACATCACCATCACCGGAGAAGATCGGGTCGCACGGCTCTCGGTGACGGACCGCGGGATCGGGATCCCGGCCGAGGTGCAGGCGCAGCTCTTCGAACGATTTCGACGCGGCGTCTCGTCGCAGCATTACGGGGGGCTCGGGCTCGGCCTCTACATCACGCGCACCATCGTCGAGGCGCACGGCGGCCGAATTCGTGTGTCGAGCGAGATCGGCCGGGGCTCGACCTTCTGCGTCGAGCTGCCGCTCTCGACCGAGAGCGAAGGGGCGTTGCCCCTTCACCCCACAAGGGCTTCCGCCCTTGACCCGACCCGGGGCATTGCCCCTTGA
- a CDS encoding AgmX/PglI C-terminal domain-containing protein, whose amino-acid sequence MKEIRVDDAAVPWDPALLRDRLQKIDPLFEALRELRKPGIDRLASGECVFEVEPDVPFTAAASAIMTSAFAGCPVAWVSTGSGWLKLRTPLPLPPGTPLPAPESRVPSRRQSALHIGPTELELTVFAVVPPASGAGREQLEKVVHRTVERGTSAARELGSALVGACQQAPRPCPAGLWLTADADVLFSEAARALGAIVDVQKAAPAAGGGAAEVLVSFRSRGTGPIDQLPPAIRLGSLQVSGRLPPGEIQRIARSNFGTFRACYEEGLKRNPNLEGRIGVRFVIGKDGRVTKAGAVPDPTAEFATERSEPLLPDEKVVACVVGAFEKLVFPAPEGGIVTVVYPIQFSPGS is encoded by the coding sequence TTGAAGGAAATTCGCGTCGACGATGCGGCCGTACCTTGGGACCCCGCGCTCCTTCGAGACCGGCTCCAGAAGATCGATCCCCTCTTCGAGGCGCTGCGCGAGCTTCGCAAGCCCGGAATCGACCGGCTTGCTTCCGGCGAATGCGTCTTCGAGGTCGAGCCCGACGTCCCCTTCACGGCCGCGGCCAGCGCCATCATGACGAGCGCGTTTGCAGGCTGCCCAGTGGCATGGGTGTCGACCGGCTCGGGGTGGCTGAAGTTGCGGACGCCCCTTCCGCTGCCTCCCGGCACGCCGCTCCCGGCGCCCGAAAGCAGAGTTCCCTCGCGCCGGCAGAGCGCGCTGCACATCGGCCCGACGGAGCTCGAGCTCACGGTCTTCGCGGTCGTGCCGCCCGCCTCCGGCGCGGGCCGCGAGCAGCTCGAAAAAGTCGTGCATCGGACGGTCGAGCGTGGGACGTCGGCGGCCCGCGAGCTCGGCAGCGCGCTCGTCGGGGCTTGCCAGCAGGCTCCGCGTCCCTGTCCAGCAGGCCTGTGGTTGACCGCGGATGCGGACGTGCTTTTCAGCGAGGCCGCGCGCGCTCTCGGGGCGATCGTCGACGTGCAGAAGGCAGCTCCCGCCGCTGGTGGTGGGGCAGCGGAGGTCTTGGTGAGCTTTCGGTCCCGTGGCACCGGGCCTATCGATCAGCTCCCTCCTGCCATTCGGCTCGGAAGCCTCCAGGTATCCGGCCGTCTCCCACCGGGGGAGATCCAGCGCATCGCTCGGAGCAACTTCGGCACATTCCGGGCCTGCTACGAGGAGGGGTTGAAGCGGAATCCCAACCTGGAAGGGCGCATCGGTGTGCGTTTCGTGATCGGAAAGGACGGTCGCGTGACGAAAGCCGGTGCGGTCCCGGACCCAACCGCGGAGTTCGCGACCGAGAGATCGGAGCCGCTGCTGCCAGACGAAAAGGTCGTCGCGTGCGTCGTCGGGGCGTTCGAGAAGCTCGTTTTTCCTGCGCCGGAGGGGGGGATCGTGACCGTGGTGTATCCCATCCAATTCTCTCCGGGAAGCTGA
- a CDS encoding AAA family ATPase, translating to MVRLTRLRIDRFRNVKPGTDLRFGPTFNVLLGKNATGKSTLLDVIAAVTNDDLSGFAKEDAGFDLTWWLEEGDTQLEMRAIRTPAKPRGLAPLFGEEAEFDDAWTMTVRDAGTTIGCAEVTGTRVTWTPAKGSAKTFEGRAGGRAGMRVLVAMLSIPDIIDSLPSQVWDVIFETFNVWGRVDRLDEAVATLDVITQASFKVHGPRIEFGEWLPKGFVNIASHKPKSPEPLCIPFDELGVLSRIPTALGFASAELYLRMLQQSQAGTIYQGFDCLFRRADGSQVSHQLLSFGQKRLFCFLWYLAVRQDLPLVIDELLNGLHHEWIELCFDRMQDRQSFLATQHPFLLDHIPIESAEAVRTTFIRCTTALGPDGREQMVWRNFNEEEAERFYVAYQTGIQHVSEVLRTEGLW from the coding sequence ATGGTGCGGCTCACGCGGCTCCGGATCGACCGATTCCGCAACGTCAAGCCCGGGACGGATCTCCGCTTCGGCCCCACGTTCAACGTCCTGCTCGGGAAAAACGCGACGGGCAAGTCGACGCTGCTCGATGTGATCGCCGCGGTCACGAATGATGACCTGTCGGGATTCGCGAAGGAGGATGCGGGGTTCGATCTGACGTGGTGGCTGGAGGAGGGCGATACACAGCTCGAGATGCGGGCGATTCGTACTCCAGCCAAACCCAGGGGCCTCGCACCGCTATTCGGCGAGGAGGCAGAGTTCGACGATGCCTGGACGATGACTGTTCGTGACGCGGGCACTACGATCGGATGCGCCGAGGTCACCGGCACGCGAGTAACCTGGACGCCTGCGAAGGGGTCCGCGAAGACTTTCGAGGGGAGGGCGGGGGGCCGGGCGGGTATGCGGGTGCTCGTCGCCATGTTGAGCATTCCCGACATAATCGACAGCCTCCCCTCCCAAGTTTGGGATGTCATTTTTGAAACATTCAACGTCTGGGGACGTGTTGACCGGCTCGATGAGGCTGTCGCTACTTTGGATGTCATCACGCAAGCTTCCTTCAAAGTGCACGGGCCCCGGATTGAATTCGGCGAATGGCTACCCAAAGGCTTCGTGAACATTGCATCACACAAGCCCAAATCGCCTGAACCGCTGTGCATTCCCTTCGATGAGCTCGGCGTGCTTTCGCGGATTCCAACCGCGCTCGGCTTCGCTTCCGCCGAGCTATACCTGCGAATGCTCCAGCAATCGCAGGCTGGGACGATCTATCAGGGCTTCGATTGCCTGTTCCGCCGTGCAGACGGCTCTCAGGTTTCCCACCAGCTCCTGAGCTTCGGTCAGAAGCGGCTCTTCTGCTTCCTGTGGTACCTCGCCGTCCGGCAGGATCTCCCGCTCGTCATCGACGAACTCCTCAACGGCCTGCACCACGAATGGATCGAGCTCTGCTTCGACCGCATGCAAGACCGCCAGAGCTTCCTCGCGACGCAACACCCTTTCCTCCTCGACCACATCCCCATCGAATCCGCCGAAGCCGTCCGCACCACCTTCATCCGGTGCACCACGGCCCTCGGCCCCGACGGGCGCGAGCAGATGGTCTGGCGCAATTTCAACGAGGAGGAAGCCGAGCGCTTCTACGTCGCCTACCAGACCGGCATCCAGCACGTCAGCGAGGTGCTCCGCACCGAGGGCCTCTGGTGA